In Populus nigra chromosome 10, ddPopNigr1.1, whole genome shotgun sequence, the following proteins share a genomic window:
- the LOC133704400 gene encoding probable aspartyl aminopeptidase, translating to MAAASITRLQILSSSPSPVKIIKRSSAFLSKIPPIHNHYHHRSRKFHTTLCCSTSNPSRTLENGSIVGDLLDYLNESWTQFHATAEAKRQLIDAGFDLLNENEEWELKPGGRYFFTRNMSCLVAFAIGEKYSVGNGFHVIAAHTDSPCLKLKPRSASSKSSYLMVNVQTYGGGLWHTWFDRDLSVAGRVIVRGSDGSFLHKLVKIKRPLLRIPTLAIHLDRTVNKDGFKPNLETHLIPLLATKSEEGSSEAKEKNIESSKAVHHPLLMQVLSDELSCSIDDIVSIELNVCDTQPSCLGGGNNEFIFSGRLDNLASSYCALRALIDSCESSSDLSNDTAVRMIALFDNEEVGSGSVQGAGAPTMFQAMKRIAGCLARNNVNEGAIERAIRRSFLVSADMAHGVHPNFMEKHEEHHRPEMQKGLVIKHNANQRYATSGVTAFLFKEVGKIHNLPSQEFVVRNDMGCGSTIGPILASGAGIRTVDCGIPQLSMHSVREICAKEDVDIAYKYFKTFYQNFSSIDKKLEVD from the exons ATGGCAGCTGCGTCGATAACTCGCTTGCAAATtctatcatcatcaccatcgcCGGTAAAAATAATCAAACGGTCCTCCGCATTTCTCTCAAAAATTCCGCCAATTCATAACCACTACCACCATCGCTCTCGCAAATTCCACACCACTCTCTGCTGCTCCACTTCCAATCCAAGTCGAACACTAGAG AATGGATCGATTGTTGGAGATTTACTGGATTATCTCAATGAATCATGGACTCAGTTTCACGCTACAG CGGAAGCGAAGAGGCAATTGATTGATGCTGGATTTGACTTGCTAAATGAGAATGAAGAATGGGAATTAAAGCCTGGCGGACGATATTTTTTCACAAGGAACATGTCTTGTTTGGTTGCTTTTGCTATTGGTGAGAA GTATAGTGTTGGAAATGGGTTTCATGTAATAGCTGCACATACAGATAGTCCGTGCTTGAAACTCAAACCGAGATCCGCGTCGTCCAAATCTAGTTATCTAATGGTTAATGTGCAGACTTATGGAGGTGGTTTATGGCATACTTGGTTTGATAGGGATTTGAGTGTTGCAGGAAGGGTCATCGTGAGAGGTAGTGATGGTTCATTTCTGCACAagcttgttaaaataaaaagaccttTGTTAAGAATACCAACACTTGCCATTCATCTTGATCG CACAGTAAATAAGGATGGTTTTAAACCAAACTTAGAGACTCACCTTATTCCACTACTTGCAACAAAATCTGAAGAAGGTTCTTCAGAGgcgaaagagaaaaatattgaatcttCAAAAGCTGTGCATCATCCGCTGCTTATGCAG gTTTTATCAGATGAGCTGAGTTGCAGCATTGACGACATAGTGAGTATAGAGTTGAATGTTTGTGATACTCAACCCAGCTGCCTTGGAGGTGGAAACAATGAGTTCATATTTTCTGGAAGGCTAGACAACCTTGCTTCAAGTTATTGTGCATTAAGAGCTCTTATTGATTCATGTGAATCATCCAGTGATTTATCAAATGACACTGCAGTTCGGATGATTGCTTTATTTGATAATGAAGAG GTGGGTTCAGGTTCAGTTCAGGGAGCTGGTGCACCGACCATGTTTCAGGCTATGAAACGAATTGCTGGGTGCTTGGCTCGTAATAATGTTAATGAAGGGGCTATTGAGCGTGCTATTCGGCGGTCGTTTCTTG TATCTGCTGACATGGCTCATGGAGTACACCCAaattttatggaaaagcatgaaGAACACCACCGGCCTGAAATGCAAAAGGGTCTTGTTATCAAGCACAATGCAAATCAGCGGTATGCTACCAGTGGAGTCACGGCAtttctttttaaagaagttGGCAAAATCCACAACCTTCCATCTCAG GAATTTGTGGTGAGAAATGATATGGGATGTGGATCCACCATTGGTCCTATACTTGCTTCAGGTGCCGGCATCCGCACAGTTGATTGTGGCATTCCTCAACTTTCAATGCATAG TGTGCGAGAGATATGTGCAAAAGAAGATGTAGACATTGCTTACAAGTATTTCAAAACATTCTATCAGAACTTTTCAAGCATAGACAAGAAGCTGGAGGTGGATTGA
- the LOC133705370 gene encoding uncharacterized protein LOC133705370 — MEGSVVAEEDLGAPDSWEVADLDQTMNRLSLNKETKHQQPQDQLPRSGSGSGSGPGSLGPGEKVTDDVANQVDQFLLEALQNTRERLSILRMEQDIEKFIRDPNQQQLEFQQLPTSYLRLAAHRVAQHYSLQSMVLLDNSLPDGSGSRIIVCKTSNCRLPLIRLADIPVSLPSEDGDTVKVAIKQRPQKGSQTANNSNSLKTNNSKSVEERKEEYNKARERIFNSSSSTGGTIGKPDSEPRLQDCSQHGTFGISKSEEKSAPGIPDLSSGRGLIESSTSNSRSATLVRTRIEKEPVGRYRPNNRVAIFRDREVDRKDPDYDRSYDRYMQRFDPGFGFNGGGPYTIQPMYTPALNYNTEFPQLGSRHISQISTEHQPHPLPQHVPGPWAAPSTPAGIGYGHPDTLIPLFNPNHVGARSTHAIYLHSSQYPCQHPGMPFIHPHEHVQPFSQSHQQQPDASFGLARPR, encoded by the exons ATGGAGGGCTCTGTGGTGGCGGAGGAGGATCTCGGAGCCCCCGATTCATGGGAGGTGGCTGATCTAGACCAGACGATGAATCGTTTGTCTCTGAATAAAGAGACTAAACATCAACAGCCTCAAGATCAGCTCCCTCGCTCGGGTTCGGGTTCGGGTTCGGGTCCGGGTTCTTTGGGTCCGGGTGAGAAAGTAACGGATGATGTTGCTAATCAAGTCGATCAGTTTCTCCTTGAGGCCTTGCAGAACACTCGCGAACGCCTCTCAA TTTTGCGGATGGAACAAGACATAGAGAAGTTTATCCGTGATCCAAACCAACAACAACTAGAGTTTCAACAGTTGCCTACTTCATATTTAAGGCTGGCAGCACATCGTGTAGCACAGCATTACTCACTGCAATCAATGGTTTTGCTAGACAATAGTTTACCTGATGGCTCTGGCTCCAGAATTATTGTCTGCAAGACTTCCAACTGCAGGCTTCCCTTGATTCGCCTGGCTGACATCCCTGTGAGTTTGCCATCGGAAGACGGTGATACTGTTAAGGTTGCAATTAAACAGAGGCCACAAAAAGGGTCTCAAACTGCCAACAATTCAAATTCATTGAAGACAAATAATTCCAAAAGTGtggaggaaagaaaagaggagtACAACAAGGCACGTGAACGGATATTTAACTCTAGTAGTTCCACTGGTGGTACTATTGGGAAACCGGACAGTGAACCAAGGTTGCAGGATTGTTCCCAGCACGGTACATTTGGTATATCAAAGTCAGAAGAGAAATCTGCTCCAGGTATTCCTGATTTAAGTTCTGGACGGGGTTTAATTGAATCTTCCACAAGTAACAGTAGATCAGCAACATTAGTTAGAACAAGAATCGAGAAGGAGCCAGTTGGTAGGTATAGACCAAACAATAGGGTAGCCATATTTCGGGACCGTGAGGTTGATCGGAAGGACCCCGACTATGATCGAAGCTATGACAG GTATATGCAAAGATTTGACCCTGGTTTTGGGTTCAATGGGGGAGGACCTTACACTATCCAGCCTATGTACACTCCTGCATTAAATTACAACACCGAATTTCCACAACTTGGGTCCCGTCACATATCTCAGATATCTACAGAACACCAACCTCACCCTCTCCCTCAACATGTACCAGGGCCCTGGGCCGCACCATCAACCCCTGCAGGGATTGGGTATGGTCATCCTGATACTCTTATACCTCTGTTTAATCCGAATCATGTTGGTGCACGCTCCACACATGCCATTTATCTGCATTCCTCTCAGTATCCATGTCAACACCCAGGAATGCCTTTCATCCATCCTCATGAACATGTTCAGCCTTTTTCACAG TCTCATCAACAGCAACCTGATGCAAGTTTTGGTTTAGCCCGGCCCCGTTGA
- the LOC133704160 gene encoding probable sodium/metabolite cotransporter BASS4, chloroplastic — protein MAGRIQTMILAPRPTQTPSFRHRQLNFPATRTTAYSTRSVLFNRSRSISSPLRIRANQLPDQIDDNGSGGAKTLGKSLLNFADNNFLPLALIGGVVSGLANPTLGCLADKYYLSKFSTFAIFITSGLTLRNGEIGDAIEAWPVGVFGICSILLFTPFLSKIILQIQLQPQEFVTGLAIFCCMPTTLSSGVALTQLAGGNSALALAMTVVSNLLGILIVPFSISRFIAAGIGVSVPTKELFRSLVITLLIPLILGKIFRESFKGMADYVDRNRKLFSKMNAIFLSLAPFIQVSRSRSMLLMVKPSVFLVAVGMGVLLHLILLSFNVLAIQGFSTVSGTNQLASAKKKNATAYVLVASQKTLPVMVAVVEQLGGAFGESGLLVLPCVAAHLNQIIMDSFLVNFWLRKDLASKSAKVA, from the exons ATGGCGGGAAGGATCCAAACCATGATTCTCGCTCCTCGACCCACCCAAACACCGTCGTTCCGCCACCGGCAGCTAAATTTCCCGGCAACTCGCACCACCGCGTACTCTACTCGTTCCGTTTTATTCAATCGTAGCCGCTCGATCTCATCTCCACTCAGAATCAGAGCTAATCAACTGCCCGATCAG atagatGACAATGGGAGTGGAGGTGCAAAAACTCTAGGAAAATCACTACTGAATTTTGCAGATAATAATTTTCTTCCACTAG CACTTATTGGTGGAGTCGTGTCAGGGCTTGCAAATCCTACTCTTGGTTGCTTAGCCGATAAATATTATCTGTCGAAATTCAGCACGTTTGCGATATTTATAACATCTg GTTTGACGTTGAGAAATGGGGAGATCGGTGATGCTATAGAAGCGTGGCCTGTTGGAGTTTTTGGGATT TGCTCCATTTTGTTATTTACACCATTCTTGTCGAAGATAATTTTGCAAATTCAACTCCAACCTCAGGAGTTTGTAACAG GTTTGGCTATATTTTGCTGTATGCCAACTACATTATCAAGTGGGGTGGCTCTAACCCAG CTTGCCGGGGGGAATTCTGCACTTGCTCTTGCGATGACAGTGGTGTCGAATCTGCTAGGAATTTTGATT GTTCCATTTTCTATCTCCCGATTCATTGCTGCTGGAATTGGTGTATCTGTGCCAACCAAGGAATTGTTTAGAAGTCTGGTTATCACACTTTTAATCCCTCTTATTTTGGGGAAG ATTTTTCGAGAATCCTTCAAAG GTATGGCAGACTATGTTGATCGAAATCGTAAGCTCTTCTCGAAGATGAATGCAATTTTCCTTAGTTTA GCTCCATTTATACAAGTGAGCAGGTCAAGGTCTATGCTGCTAATGGTCAAGCcttctgtttttcttgttgCTGTTGGGATGGGAGT ACTTTTGCATCTCATCctcttatcttttaatgttcTCGCGATACAAGGCTTCTCAACAGTCTCTGGTACCAACCAGTTAGCCtctgccaagaaaaaaaatgcaactgCTTACGTGCTTGTTGCAAGCCAG AAAACTCTTCCTGTTATGGTAGCAGTGGTGGAACAGCTGGGTGGTGCATTTGGTGAATCTGGTTTGCTGGTTCTTCCTTGTGTTGCTGCACATTTAAATCAG ATCATCATGGActcttttcttgttaatttctgGCTTCGGAAGGATCTCGCATCAAAAAGTGCCAAGGTAGCATGA